The DNA region CCAGTCTGCCATGCTGCTGCAACAGTGGAACAAGAATAGATGGTTCTATCGGTGTTCATCTCTTTCTCTAAACATGGTGGTCCAGTCCTAATGATGATGTTAGAGCAGAGCTAATCAGTAACATGCCTCACTACTGAGGATAAGCATCAGCGAACAGTGGATGCACACCAAGGATTCAACACTAAACTAATTTCAAGTTGCTCCACACATGGCCGGTGAGGTGATCCCTGACCGGCATTCGATTCTCGCGACAATTTGCAAATTTTAAAGGATCGGCAGCTTTCACTCACTCCTCCGTCCTAAAAAAAAAGACGATTCCCCTTTCACAATCCAAATCTCGTATGTGTACGTGTGTGGGCGTGTGCCTTTTCTGGCAAATGGCGATCCTTCTCCCGCCGAAGGCCAAAGCAAAGCAAGAGAGATGCCTGGCTGATATGATTGGTGTCAGCGCTGCAGTGGAGTGCTGGGccggtagtagtggaccggtcgACCACCATGGCCATTGGCCCTGGCCCGGGCGCCGCTATCTTTTTTCCTCCTCCGATTCCTTTGCCTTTTCTCCGTATCCCCCTCTCGCTCCCTCGCTTTGCTTGCCCTCTGCTGCACCTCTAACAGAATCAGTGGCTGTTCAGAGTTCAGAGAAATTGTCAACCGCTTGTTGGTAGTGCGGGGTGTCGAGAGGGTTGAAATGTTCCCCGTTGCTCTGCGGTTATGTTTGTTAATTGCAGCAAAAGCTCCAACGGTGGGTTGTTTACCATATCCTGAACTCTTTGGTTAATCTTTGCTTCTGATGGTCCTTTTTTGGCTTAGAACAATCCAGTACACTCCTCACTGTGGAGAGATAGTGCTCGCTGCCTAACTGGTCCGGCTGTCTCCAATCTGCATGCCACTAGCCAACTGCTTGCTGATGTTACATTTGCAAGTAGATTAGAGTAGAAGGAACCATAGGGATCTAATACAGTTTTGCAACAAAAGGCTAGTACGCAGCaatatttcttttttttaaaaaaaggctATTACGGAGTACTCGTATTAGTGTTTTTTCTTGCAGTGAAGCAGTGTGCCAGACTGCCAGTGTGTGAGACACAGGAAAGGTCAAACAAGACTCTCAACCGCCAACCACTCAACCAGCGCATCCTATATTCTGCTGCAACCTCTCTATTCTATCCTCTTTCTTCTAGATAGATCTTCACAGCAAGATTCTTATCCTTTCATATTCTATACCTTTTTTTTCCTTACTCGTGCAGGGTATGCAAAATTGTTGGCAGGTCAGCCATTGACTTGCCCCGGCCATTGATCTGGGACTCTAAATTCTGAATGAATGAATGTGGCCGCTGCCTGCATTCATTCATTCAGATTTTTTTTGAATAATTATTCATTCAGATTTTGTACCGGTACAGATCTGAATGAATGAATGTCGAGAAGGGAGTGGTATAGCTCGGTGGGATCAGGACACTGCAGTCTTCTGTACTGTACTAGGAGTAGTATTCTGCCGCTGTTTGGTTGGACTTGGACTGGACTTGATTCCTGCTGTTCCCCGTGACTCGACATGAAACCAATGCAAGGATTTGGCAATCCAAGGACCATGGACTATACTATTTGCAGGCTTTATTGGATCTATCTACTATGAAACAGATAATCTCTTTGTTCTCTTAGCATCAGAGTTCAATGCCCTACCGATAAACAAGTTTTTTTGCTCCATGTCTAGCTTTCCATCCTCATCAGGCACAAACTCTGCACACACGTACTGCTCGGGTTCTTTCACCGTGACATGCAATCCTGATAAGATCACATATGAAAGCACAAGGGACAAGAGAGCAAAAGGAAGCAAAGCAATCCCCATCTGTCTGTCGATCCATCGTCTCCTTTGCATGCTCAAAAGCGTGAAGCAAAGGCACAGCGGACAGGACGACAACGCATCACGTACAAGAGAAAGGCACTTACGGGCGTGATTGATTGCCATGCCCCTGGCTTGAGCGCCTGAAAACGCCAAGCCACACAGGAACCTCTTTTCATTTTCCCATATGCAGTTAGGTGTCGGGAAAGGGAAAGGGCCGCGGGTGGATGCATCATGCATGTCACTGGAATCCTTCTCTGCATGCAGATGGGTTCGTGAAGGCAGCTAAACGACCTTTTCAGCTGAAGAAAGCCCCTTTCTCCCGTGACATCTTCAGTCTCAAAGAGGAGCTCTGAATGATCACAGTCGTCCAGCGTTCAGTTGGTTTGTCCAAATTGTAGTAGATTATAGATTGTCTCGGTGGTATATAAATAAGATTAGAATCATAAGAATGGTAGAATCAACCTTAATCAAGATCTTAAAGACGTAAATCGAATCACAGAATTGCTGCAAACCTTAATCTAAGATTGATCACTTCTGGATGCCATGGACTGTTAGCCTGGTAGGTAAGTAGGCAACAGCAACATCTTGTTGGCCATGCTGCTGCTTCTCCGGGCACCATAGGAACGCCCTTGGCCCTTGGTCACATGCTGAAGCAGGACAGGTGCCGTTATCAGTGTGCACATGCGATGTATCTGTGGAAAACtgaggcggccgccgccgctgaaAATAAATTGAATGCGAGGTCAACACTGGAGCAAAAAAATTGATCGGATTGATGTTGTCGTCGTCGTTGTCGTTCTGATAGTTGTGCATTGACGAAATGCTACATGATCCAAATGCAAATGCTTTGACTTTCTGAGTTTAGATTGgtatcttcttcttcttttatCATTGTGCACGGAGCCTGTTTGTCACCATCACATGGGCCGACACAACAAGGATGTTGCTGGACTAATTTGATAAGGAAAATGAACTACTAGTGCTCTGCAATTAATTTATGCTTGAAGATATCTGCTTGATGATGTTTGATTAGGTGGTAGGCACTAGGCAGAATGGAGCTTGGGTATAATAGCATAGCAGAAGGAAACACCAGACATTCAGAGACTGGTATTGGTATCTTGCCTTCATAACTAATCTGAAACCAACAGCTGAACAGCAAACCTCTGGTGTGTTCCAGAAAACTTGATGATCACTGCAACTAGGCACGTTTGCATTTTTGCGCCCGAATTAATCACGTTGTTTATTTCTGTGTGCTCGCCTCAAAGAAATAACGGGATGGTGCATGCATCTGGGAGATGGAGAAATGGATCGATCAAGGGCAGCATAACTGCAAGCGGTGCGCGGACAAGGGAGTGAGGACAGAAAAGGAAAATGACAACGTGAGATTCTCAAAGCTCTTTTTTTTTATGATGTAAGCCTCGAGCTCGGCTTTGATGCAGCGTTGAAAAAGCGAGACGAAAAGGTTGATTGATTTCAACTCCCAAGGTCTCATGGGAGGCTGCTGGAGGACTAGTAGGACAACGCAGCAGAGAATACTCTTGAGCCTTGTGATCATGCGCGTACGTGTATGGTTTACCATtgctttatttatttatttttctcgAGGACACGGATGATTTTGTATTTCAACACAACTCTTGTTGCGGCACGTGCTGGATGCTTTCCCCGTTCGCAAGCAATCATAGTAGTATGCCCCAAGTTAAAGACTATTCTCGAGTTAACACCTGATAAGTTTGGTTATTACTCTCTCATCTCTCCTCTATTATTCTTTTAATTAACACAACGTAGATGCTCGCACGCGTACATGCATGCACTCTTGATCTTTCTTTTTTCGAGTCAATTTCATTTTAGCTTGCAAATGACGTGAACCGAAAGCATGGTTTTTATCCAAAATCTACCCCTTTGCTTTAGCAAAAGCTCAGACCAAGATTGGTGCTCAAGATCATGAAAGATACCCTGCAACTTCTGTGCAATCCACTGTTGCTCGGGGGCATATGCGCTGGGATCACCTACTCATCTCTACCCAATTCATCGAATCCTTCGAGGGTATAAATGTAAATCTCCACACCCAGAGCGCGGTGCACAAGAGGGAGGGAAAAGCCAGAGCAGCCACCGCTCCGGTTCGCAGCTTCCACACCTCACCACCTGAGCTCGGTCGGTGGCGGGCTGCCAGCCGCTTCCTTCCGTCTGCCGCTTTGCTTGCTCCACCCCCACCGCACGCACCTCGCCTCCGTCCAGGCAGAGAGACCCGGGTCAAGCGATCCGGTCGCATCTCCACGCGCAACTCGGCCTCCCCGTGCGTGCGGTTCTTAGTGGCGAGGGTGTGCGTGGCGGCGGCCTCTAGTTGACTGCTCGAGGTGTGAGCTCCGACACCTGCTGCGGCGCGCTCGTTTCTTGACGGCGTGCGCGGCCGCCGTTCTTGCAGCAGGGTTTCGTCCCGTCCCGTGAGGAGTGGGTGAGTCGGTGGGCGGGGTTCGATCTGAACAAGGCTTGGGGTTCTTGCTGGGGGCGCCCGGTTGGTCAGCTCGCAGAAGAAGCCGAGCTGGTTGGGCGTGGAGGTTTTGATTGACTTTTGAGGTGCCGGGAGTTGACAGGTTGCTTCTTGCTCGCTGGTTTCTTGGCTCTGCGGCTACGGAGCTTGCTGATTTTCCTCCAGAATTTGTGGCGGAGCTCCGTCCTGACCTTGCGAAGATTGGACCTTTGGGGCTGCTTGCTCACTGTTTGCCTTGCCGGAGAATCTTGGGAGCCTCTGTTCCTCTTGATTCCTTGCATTACCGGTCATCTTGTGCTCCGAGCCAACTAAGGGAGCCCATCTTTTCCCGCTCAGCGCGTTCATGTAAACGGAGGATTGAGCTGATCTAGCTGGGGATCTTGAGGCGACAGAGTTCTTGTTTGCTTGCACAGTGCATGAGTGGTGGGTGAATTGGTACAGAGGGAAACATGGGGAATTGCATGGACACCACGGCGCGGGTGGATCACAGCATCAACAATGCTGCCTGTGAGTGCCCTGGCTTTCTCTCTAGAATTCTTTTGCTCTATATTTGTCAATTTTGTTTTTTATAGCTCTGGATTGGTATGCTGCTTATATGAATTTACCCCTTTCGTGCTAGATAATTTTGAGATCGAACTACTTGTTCTGGCTCAATTACCTGTTTTGGTCTAGAGTTTTTGTTTTTAGTTGTTAGCAGCTTCCTTTCTACTTTTGTTCCTCTGTTACTTCTGTAGGATAAGACATCGGTAGGGTTTAAAGCCAACAGTAGGAACTTTTGTGCCTGAATAATGTTAGGGCGCTTTCACAGCACTTCTAGGGCCATTGAGGTGGCAATCGAATCTGATAATTGAACTACGAGTGGCATGATCACCCTGATTTACAAATTGGAACATTAGGCTTGATGTACTTTGATTCCACATTAGCAAAACGAATAGAGGTTACTACGGATCCAGTAAGAATTTTGTAGCATACGGTTATTGGATCCAATAAGAATTTTGTAGCATATGGTTATTGGATCCAATAAGAATTTTGTAGCATACGGTTATGGTAAGTAGGTTCACAAATTTGGCAGAGCACCAGTTAGGGAAATACAGCCCCTTCTGATCAGCTTGGAAGGTTGCTGTTAAATTGACAGCCTAAACATGTTTACAATTTGCTTAATTATTAGCAAAATTTTAGTACCAGAATTCATGAGTATGACATCATCATAATCTTTAAATGCTATTGATATCAAGTTGTTCTGattttcctctgcttcttgtTGAGAGATCAGACCCGTTAAAAGTGACCAGCAAGACAAGTTTATCATCTGTCCCTTCCACGATTAAGAGCAACTCAACTCGCTCAACTTTGACTCTTTCGTCTATGAGAGATCGAAGTGAGCTTCCTACTCCTCGAACAGAAGGTGAAATTTTGTCATCTTCTAATTTGAAGGCATTCACGTTCAATGATCTAAAAACTGCAACCAAGAACTTCCGACCGGACAGTCTTCTTGGGGAAGGAGGATTTGGGCATGTCTATAAAGGTTGGATTGATGAACACACGCTTGCCCCTTCAAAACCGGGTAGTGGTCTCGTTGTTGCTGTCAAGAAGCTTAAACCAGAAGGCTTCCAAGGACACAAGGAATGGCTGGTAGGTTCATCTCTCTTCTATATATTTTCTACTGCTCCAAgaatatttttttattattcCCGATTGTTCTTACCCTTTGCCTGCTGCAGACAGAGGTTGATTACCTTGGCCAACTTCACCACAAGAATCTTGTTAAACTCATTGGTTACTGCTCAGATGGTGATAACCGGCTTCTGGTGTATGAATTCATGCCCAAGGGAAGTTTGGAGAATCATCTGTTCAGAAGTATGTATTTAATCTCTATAGCACTGCATTGTGGAGTCCCAAGTTTCATATAACTTATTTGGGCATTTAATAATGCAATATTTCTACTTTTCAGGAGGTGCTGATCCTTTGTCATGGGCAATAAGGCTCAAAGTTGCTATTGGTGCCGCTAGGGGTTTATCATTTTTACATGATGCTGAAAACCAAGTCATATATCGTGATTTCAAGGCATCGAACATTCTCCTCGATTCGGTATGCTTAAATACTAGGCCAACTCTGATTGTGAAGCATGCATATCTGTTGAATGCCCCTTTATCTTGTTCTTTGTGGTTGTTTCAACGCAGGAATTCAACGCAAAGCTTTCAGATTTTGGCTTGGCAAAAGCTGGTCCAACCGGGGATAAAACCCATGTATCCACACAAGTCATGGGCACTCATGGATATGCAGCTCCAGAGTATATTGCAACAGGTTAGATATTTTGTCTCGACGTATTTATAAAATAATTGGGTATATACTGTGCATTGTTCTTGTGTATGGCTTCATCTTTAACGGGAGATGCCAATGCTGGGTCCTTGTACTGCATTAGCTAAAGCTCACTTAATTATCTTGTTTCCTACCTAAAGCATCTTTGGTGGTCCTGGGTATAATAGAGGACTACTTGTTTAAACTAAAAGAAATTATTGTGCCATCCTGCCATCGAATAAGTGTATTTGCATTTCATTTTTATTTCAATAAGTTGGATCCAGTTGTACTTATGTTCTATTTTGTGTTGCATTCCCTTAAATGGAGCATTTCATTTTGATACGTCAGATTAGTCCTTCCACATTGTGAATGCTCCAGTGAACTTTGTTCCTACTAAGTGCAGAGGGAAAAATATTCCTGGATTTAGGAAATAATCGAACATAATGGTAATAAAGATAGATGATTATTTCTGGATCTATTTGTTCTCATGTTACTTGAAAATTCGCAGGCCGTCTCTCTGCAAAGGCAGATGTCTACAGCTTTGGGGTGGTGTTGCTTGAGTTGCTCACTGGAAGAAGAGCCCTGGACAAATCGAAGCCAGGCATAGAGCAGAACTTAGTTGATTGGGCCAGACCTCACTTAGGTGACAAGCGCAGGCTATACCGCATCATGGACACGAAGCTTGGAGGGCAGTATCCAAAAAAGGGTGCAAACGCCATTGCAAGCATTGCCTTGCAATGCATCTGTGGTGATGCCAAGATGCGGCCTCGGATGTCTCAGGTGTTGGAAGAGCTGGAGCAGCTGCAAGATGCCAAATATGGTTCAGCGTCACCACTGGTTGACATTCGGAAGGCCTCACACGCCGTACCAAGATCGCCAAGATCACCAATGAGAGTCCAACCTTCGCCACGGCGCTCActtggagcagcagcagcatcccCATTGCCAGGATATCGCACTGCACAAGTGCACTAGGACGAGACTTAGAAGATGCGACGTACCTGTAGGTTGTATATTTGTTGGTTCAGCAGTGAGCAGCGTTGTAACTTTTGCTTCTACTGATGTTTTGGCGATCATGTGTGACACGGGAACACCACTATGTCAATCTATGATAAGTTGCCTTGCCTGGTTCAGCAAGCGTATAGCGTTGTGGCCTGGTGTCGTCAGTGTTTTGAAATTCACTCGGCTGGCACGTAGAACTTCCTCGATCTCTTTGTTTGCTGCCATGGAAAATCGTAATGGAGTTGCACAGTTTCTACAGAAAAATAGACGAATGATGCTCCATCTCAAGGCGATACGAAGTCTTGGTTTCGTGTGCAAGTTTTTTTTCTTTGGACAAAAGGTTTTCTCCCGCTTCTTTTTTCACTCGAAATGTGGTGTCATGATGTGCAAGTTGCTTACATACATCAATTGTTTTGGGCAAAACGAAAGTTGGTAGCAGGTAAAGCTGCATTCTACGTTTCTGTTTTCATTTCTCGACAATGAACTCCTGAATCTCTATCCCAGTGTGACGAGCGCCGCCCTGTTTCCTCACCAAAACTTCATCACCGACTTTCAGCGAAGTCACAGGAATAGCAGTTCTTCCACTTGATCCTGTGCCGAACGATAATACATGCCAGGAATTAGCTGGTTGAAAAGAGACTTAAAAATGATAGATATAATAGCAACTTAGTGATATTCAACGTTTACAGTCCAATCTTTTAATTTTGGACCACAATGGATTTACCTGTGTCATCAATGATGAGAGCAACTGTCTCTGCATTCTGTAGGAAAATGCTATACGTATCTCCAGAGTTGTCCTGCAGCAAGCCAATAGTACCATGAAATGGACATTCACATGAAAAAACCACATAAAGCTTACAGCAAGGTACACCGGTTTTTTGTACCTTTGCTTCTACAAGGATGAGAGGCCTTGATTCAATCTTGACACGACCCACAATCGCAGTACGCCATAGCCCATGTTGATCAACCACAATTACTTCCTTTCCTGATCGCAGCTCAGAGAGGTAGCTAGTCTTGCCCCCAGGGACAGTGACATATGCATGCACAGGCCCCTAAAAGTGACAAGATCATATATTAGTATAGGTCTTTGCTGTGTTGCAATAAACTAATACCCAGTTACCCATAATAGCTTTGCTGCCATCcaatttattttaaacttaccGCATTGACCCTGAAAGGCCTGCTTGCAATGTAGTTTGTCTCCAAGCATTCAGAGTGAACAAGGAACATTCCTCTTGCATAGGATCCAACCTGAAAACAAGATGCCATGTAACTCTAGATGCAGACTTGTATGCTTGTATGGATAACAGGAATCAACAAAATGCCAAGCCAATAAGGCAGACCGGTATATCCATGAGGTCACACTGAACAGTGAATATTTtaatatttctattttttttctatgcatggcaacaatgaacaagtGAGATATATACACAAACCAGAAGGCCTTCACCAGGTCGCATGATACTGCAAAGGTCCACACAAACACGATCACCCATACCAACAACTTCAACCTTCGATACAGTAGCCTTTGTCAATGGTAATTGACTCTTTGCCTCATTCCTTCTGTCAAAATAACCCTGAGTCATTAAAAGGGGAGGAAAAACAAACATCTGGTAAATCGTACATGAAAAAAACAATAAGCAGTAGCAAGAAGGAGCCTCTTGTACAGTCACATAAATACACTACAACCATGGCATTTAATACTACAAGCCCATTTTATACTGGCAGGTGTTTACTAGTTAAGCACAGCGGAACTTTACATAAAGTTTTTATAAAATACCTTGAGCTTAATGATATCATCCATGTCATCTACTTTAAGTACAACTCCATCAAGCCCTTGCTCCAAGGCCTACAAAATGAGTGAAGGAAACATGACTCAGCCACAGACAACATAATTTACAACAAATACCTACCAGCATTGTATGTGCGAGATGGTGTTATATCTTATCTGTTGAAATCTTTGGAAAATTACCTCAAGAAAAACTTGAGCCTCAGTTGAATTTGTTGAAACAGCCAATACAGTTCCTTTACATCCTTGGAATGCAGCAACTATATTTTCGGCCGGTATAACCTAAGAAATGTGGAAAGGAAATACCACTGAGTGCCTCTGATGGATAGGGTAGGTTTATGCAATAATGTTTGGAAGCCACTGAtcagacacacacacacacacttgtTACATTCCTTTGACGAAATATAAATAGAAAACCTAGAGTGTAGTAATGTGTTAACCAATCTCAACTCACTATGATAATTTACGACATTGTATGCGTAGAAAACAAAACAGAACTTTGAAACAATTTCCTTGCTATGGATCAGGGGGCTAATAAGATTGGTGCTTATGCTGCAATGTTCAGTAGTCTAACCTGCCAACCACCTCGAAAGTCTATGACAATGTTCTTGACTTCTACATTGTCTGGTTGTACGAGTTCAAGCTCTCTGGGTGAAGAGACTTGCGAAATTTCAGCAACTTTTTGATTTTCGCCATCGAAAATCTCTGGACCATCAATGAAGAGAGGATTGATGCGAGCAGTTGCTGAAAAAGCAAATGAGCATGCAAAATCATGAATTCATGAACCACTAGAATCTAAGAAGTCTTAATGCTTGGTCAAGTATATCATCAGACAAGCCTACACTAATTTAAGTAGGAACACAAGGCCTGGCTCGACAGGTTTTCACCCTTTTGGCCTTTTTTCCAATGTAAACTAGTCTGCATCGGTCTTTGGAATTTGTAAATTGTATAATATTATGGGCTTGAGATAAAGAAAATAATTGTTCTCACATGACCAATCTTCGCCGAGATCTTTGGATCCGAAGAGGAAAGTGCTCCACCCCCTCTCCACGGCCGCCGTCATAACCTGCCGATTCTCGGTCCACACCCAGACGGTCTTCTTCAGCTCCGCTGGCGCAGCAGTAGAGGCGCGCATCCTGACGGAAGCTCGACGCGGCGAAGCTGACGCCACCGCTGCATCACACCAATCAGAATCCCAGGCTCACAATCAGTAGCCATCGCAATAGCGAAATCATCGGTTGGCTGGTTACTTGGACCCCCCATTTCCCGCCAAAGCCAAACGATGAAATCAGCAAGTGATGGAACAAAGGGGTGGATTGAGCCATTGAGTCGGGAGCCACGAATCGGGTTGGGGGATCTGCGTATGGGCGAGGCATCTAGTAGGAAAAGTAGAACAAGGTAGGGACAGGGCAGTACCTGTTGTTCGGGTTTGGGGCGCGAGGAGGGAGGCGTGGAAGCACGCCAGGGCTTTGGCAGAgcccgaggaggaggcggctGCCATTGATGATTCGAGCTTTGTGGTTTGCTTAGCTTCGCTCGCATCATCATCTTCCTCCTGACATTTTTGGCCCCCATCGTGATGAGGGCTTTGTATGGAGGCCCATGCAGAATTTCGAAAGAGCGCGATCATTTTTGAGCCAAAAGCCCAAGTGAGAGAAGGCCCAAGACTCATGCAGCAGCCGGTGGATTTTGGCCCATGGGATCCAGCGGCCCCGATTAGGCGATTACTGTTGTGCGATTAACTCTGATCTTCGGCTAGTTTCCGTACAGTTCCACGGGAGAGGATTTGCAAAGTCCTCTGCATCGACGGGGAAAAAAATCGACCACCTCTGCAAAAAGGGAACCATTTACAGTTGCTCTTACAAATCACCAAGAATGCAGATAAGCAACCTTTAGCCTAACAAATTCCTGCGCCATTTGCTGTGACGTTGCTTTACGGTGTGGAAACCGCGTGGAACTGGACTGATGCAGCACCTGACAAGAACGGCCGCGTCACCCCCCGGCTCTATCCCTCTGCAACGGAACCAAACTGATCTGAACGCAGAGATTACCTTCACTCGCAGAGCGAGTCGTTGCTGATGGCTCCTGCTGGTGCAAAAGCCCGGAAGCAAGAGTCTTCTCTGTGGCCGTCCTGGTACGCGTACAAGGCACAGCCAGCCCGTGGCCCGCCTGATGCCAAGATTCCGTTCCGTTTCCTCAGGATTTGTTTTCTCCCAACAGGCCAGAGTGGCACCGCGCGCGCGTTCCGTTTCCCATTCCCCCCACCACGACGTGTTCTCCGCGCAGCACTGCCCGCCGTGGAGCCGTGTGCTCGGCCactcggcgccggcgccgccggtgCTCGGTGAGCGAGCGGGCCAGGTCCGACGCGGCGGGGCTCCCTCCAGTGAGCGAGGACAACGGAGTGGCTAGAGATGGCAACGGGCACGCGCCCGCTGGGTATTACTTGCCTATACTAGTGCCTGTTAGAATAAAATACACCCGCTAAGAAACCTATACCCGCTGCCGGGTACAGATTATGTCCTGAACCCGTACCCGCACGGGTGGCGGGTACCCGCGGGCTGCCCGTGCCCGACAATCTGTTAAGTACTCAACCACTTAGATGTATCAGCCAATAGACACATACATAAAATCGAGACAATAATATAAGATAAACATCAATCATAAGACTGATAGAGTGTTTCACAAATCATAACACCATTGATCACATCAGACATCACAAGTTCACAGCTAGATTATTATCCAGTTACTGTCCACCATCCGTAGCATGGCACCACTAGTTCACTGCATTAGACATCAAACTTCCAAAATAAACTTATTGGACCATAATAAAATGAGTATATGATGTGCATTCTTTATATTATATCGGGTTTAAAAAACCCGTGGGTTTGCGGGTTCGGGTGCTACGATCTCATACCCGTGCCGCGTACTCGCTGGGTACAGATTATCACCCATTAAGAAACCCACGGGTATAGATATTAATCCGTACTCGTACCGTAAAAATCCGCCGGATTTCAGGTGTCAGTTACCCATTGCCATCTCTAGGATCGGTGGACACGGTCGGCCTGTCCCTTTCCATAATCTCTTGCCCGGTCCAACCCAACGGCTATCCCGAGACAAAGGTAGCATCCAATGGAGGGACATTTTTGCTTCTAGGCCCTCTTACTACATTGATATTCAGTAACACGTGGAATCTGGTTGTGTTTTTCAACGCGCTTACGACAACAAGTGATTTGACGAAGCACCAGGGCCTGCTGTGCAAACTCTCCCCAACGGCTCGTTCAACCTCCATGTCGTTTGATATAAACGAGTAACGAGTTCGCTCCCTCCCAAAAGAGGCTCAGGAAGATTCAGCTGCAGCCACCATCCCGAGGAGCAGGCAGCAGGAGCCACCAAGAATCAGAGCGCAACGGGAACGGCCTTCCTGCCATAGCCGCGCCATCGCCATGGCCGGCTGCTGCGTCTTCCTGCGGTGGCCGTCGGCGTCGCCGTCCCGCATCGGCTACCGCTCGCTCGACGAcgaggccgcggccgcgggcccatccccggcgccggcggcggtgactGTCGTGGTCGGGAAGGAGAGGCGGGCGTTCTCGGTGGACCAGCTCGTGCTCGACTCCTACCCGTTCCGGGTGCTCCTGGAGACGGTGTCGCGGAAGGAGGAGAGCCGGGGCGGGGCCATCTTCGTCGACGTGGACGCCATCCTCTTCGAGCACATCCTCTGGCTCGCCTGCGACGGCCGCTCCGTCTCGCAGATCCTACAGCTCGACCTCAAGGAGATCATCGACTTCTACGCCCAGGACGCCTGATTCTCTGgtccggcggccggccggcctgcccGTGCCCGTCCTTGGGGTGCGGCTCCTGATTTCTTGATCAGATTTTTTTATTCATTTTGTTCTTCTTCATCTTATGTGCTAATTAATGTGCATATTGATGAACTTCTGTTACAATGATACTGTTGGAAATACACTGAAGTATAAACACATGGCCGGTAGCCATTTCTGACTGACTGCCGTGCACTTCTTTGGTTAGTACCTGGTCCATCTGAAGCTTGCTGATCAGCTTCGTTAACTCTGTTTCTCCTCTTCTAAATTCTTGTCCATTTACAGCAAGACGCTGTCAAACATGCAACGCAATTAGAATCTAGG from Panicum hallii strain FIL2 chromosome 9, PHallii_v3.1, whole genome shotgun sequence includes:
- the LOC112873865 gene encoding uncharacterized protein LOC112873865 isoform X1 gives rise to the protein MAAASSSGSAKALACFHASLLAPQTRTTAVASASPRRASVRMRASTAAPAELKKTVWVWTENRQVMTAAVERGWSTFLFGSKDLGEDWSSTARINPLFIDGPEIFDGENQKVAEISQVSSPRELELVQPDNVEVKNIVIDFRGGWQVIPAENIVAAFQGCKGTVLAVSTNSTEAQVFLEALEQGLDGVVLKVDDMDDIIKLKGYFDRRNEAKSQLPLTKATVSKVEVVGMGDRVCVDLCSIMRPGEGLLVCVGSYARGMFLVHSECLETNYIASRPFRVNAGPVHAYVTVPGGKTSYLSELRSGKEVIVVDQHGLWRTAIVGRVKIESRPLILVEAKDNSGDTYSIFLQNAETVALIIDDTGSSGRTAIPVTSLKVGDEVLVRKQGGARHTGIEIQEFIVEK
- the LOC112873864 gene encoding probable serine/threonine-protein kinase PBL3 isoform X2 yields the protein MLPAFTFNDLKTATKNFRPDSLLGEGGFGHVYKGWIDEHTLAPSKPGSGLVVAVKKLKPEGFQGHKEWLTEVDYLGQLHHKNLVKLIGYCSDGDNRLLVYEFMPKGSLENHLFRRGADPLSWAIRLKVAIGAARGLSFLHDAENQVIYRDFKASNILLDSEFNAKLSDFGLAKAGPTGDKTHVSTQVMGTHGYAAPEYIATGRLSAKADVYSFGVVLLELLTGRRALDKSKPGIEQNLVDWARPHLGDKRRLYRIMDTKLGGQYPKKGANAIASIALQCICGDAKMRPRMSQVLEELEQLQDAKYGSASPLVDIRKASHAVPRSPRSPMRVQPSPRRSLGAAAASPLPGYRTAQVH
- the LOC112873864 gene encoding probable serine/threonine-protein kinase PBL3 isoform X1 — translated: MGNCMDTTARVDHSINNAAYPLKVTSKTSLSSVPSTIKSNSTRSTLTLSSMRDRSELPTPRTEGEILSSSNLKAFTFNDLKTATKNFRPDSLLGEGGFGHVYKGWIDEHTLAPSKPGSGLVVAVKKLKPEGFQGHKEWLTEVDYLGQLHHKNLVKLIGYCSDGDNRLLVYEFMPKGSLENHLFRRGADPLSWAIRLKVAIGAARGLSFLHDAENQVIYRDFKASNILLDSEFNAKLSDFGLAKAGPTGDKTHVSTQVMGTHGYAAPEYIATGRLSAKADVYSFGVVLLELLTGRRALDKSKPGIEQNLVDWARPHLGDKRRLYRIMDTKLGGQYPKKGANAIASIALQCICGDAKMRPRMSQVLEELEQLQDAKYGSASPLVDIRKASHAVPRSPRSPMRVQPSPRRSLGAAAASPLPGYRTAQVH
- the LOC112873865 gene encoding uncharacterized protein LOC112873865 isoform X2 encodes the protein MAAASSSGSAKALACFHASLLAPQTRTTAVASASPRRASVRMRASTAAPAELKKTVWVWTENRQVMTAAVERGWSTFLFGSKDLGEDWSSTARINPLFIDGPEIFDGENQKVAEISQVSSPRELELVQPDNVEVKNIVIDFRGGWQVIPAENIVAAFQGCKGTVLAVSTNSTEAQVFLEALEQGLDGVVLKVDDMDDIIKLKGYFDRRNEAKSQLPLTKATVSKVEVVGMGDRVCVDLCSIMRPGEGLLVGSYARGMFLVHSECLETNYIASRPFRVNAGPVHAYVTVPGGKTSYLSELRSGKEVIVVDQHGLWRTAIVGRVKIESRPLILVEAKDNSGDTYSIFLQNAETVALIIDDTGSSGRTAIPVTSLKVGDEVLVRKQGGARHTGIEIQEFIVEK
- the LOC112873866 gene encoding uncharacterized protein LOC112873866, with protein sequence MAGCCVFLRWPSASPSRIGYRSLDDEAAAAGPSPAPAAVTVVVGKERRAFSVDQLVLDSYPFRVLLETVSRKEESRGGAIFVDVDAILFEHILWLACDGRSVSQILQLDLKEIIDFYAQDA